A single Lolium perenne isolate Kyuss_39 chromosome 6, Kyuss_2.0, whole genome shotgun sequence DNA region contains:
- the LOC127309715 gene encoding uncharacterized protein, protein MVLEEFFGHLLGKKGWGDGAMRDLELSLRAKGPVHPAYDLMLERCCMFADFGRLLGYTFSATAVGCLATSFLARHRAPYLPSQSVMQVLLAVPPRHVILMVGCASACLPVKTKMDYYDLQLGFAKSILKSGDERTKTELAKIILNKHSDDKSLVEAVRRHFVADHVFSDQHQEKPPLLRWRERGSYLDGALLEEMKEYEDELKEHKAELQKLKKELEAMLKRMMKYEANNSDDQAKSIVNVGLFQEDPLACILGTPGNIKETGDR, encoded by the exons ATGGTTCTGGAGGAGTTCTTCGGTCACCTCCTGGGCAAG AAGGGCTGGGGCGACGGGGCGATGCGAGATCTGGAGCTCTCCCTGCGTGCCAAG GGCCCTGTGCACCCGGCGTACGACCTCATGCTCGAGAGGTGCTGCATGTTCGCCGACTTCGGGCGCCTCCTGGGCTACACCTTCTCCGCCACCGCCGTAGGATGCCTCGCTACGTCGTTTCTTGCAAGACATCGCGCGCCCTATCTCCCCTCTCAATCTGTCA TGCAGGTACTGCTCGCGGTTCCGCCTCGGCATGTAATACTCATGGTTGGCTGCGCTTCCG CTTGTttgcccgtgaagacgaagatggACTACTACGATCTCCAGCTTGGGTTTGCAAAGTCCATTCTGAAATCTGGAGATGAGCGCACCAAGACGGAGCTAGCCAAAAT AATACTGAACAAGCATAGCGATGACAAATCACTGGTTGAAGCTGTGAGGAGGCACTTCGTAGCTGACCATGTGTTCAGTGACCAGCATCAAGAGAAACCACCGCTTCTCCGGTGGCGTGAGCGCGGTTCATACTTGGACGGCGCTTTGCTGGAGGAGATGAAGGAGTATGAAGACGAGCTGAAGGAGCATAAAGCAGAGCTGCAAAAGTTAAAGAAGGAGCTTGAAGCAATGCTGAAAAGGATGATGAAGTATGAAGCAAACAACTCTGATGATCAGGCTAAATCAATTGTAAACGTT GGATTATTTCAGGAGGACCCACTGGCTTGTATTCTTGGTACTCCAGGGAACATCAAGGAGACGGGAGATCGATGA